A genomic segment from Tuwongella immobilis encodes:
- a CDS encoding outer membrane protein assembly factor BamB family protein yields MRTNILIGLLITIGLVTSVVAADWPQHLGPQRNGVSNEPAIASDFPNGKPPVVWTRPVGSGWAAPVVANDRVLIFHRLGNQEILESLEVQTGKVVWEQRYRTKYVDQFGFDEGPRSTPAVVNGRIITFGANGDLVVRQEKTGEEIWKRSILEEYRGESGYFGYACSPLVVGDRLVLNIGGRNAGIVAWDVRTGKELWRATDHEASYSSPIVTRFHDQDTLVFVTREAVVGLDPESGKIRFERPFRARLRESANAATPLAIGNELFVSASYRVGALLMKIAPDFQLQEVWSGDEVLSNHYNTSVEQDGYLFGIHDRQESRAKLSCVNWKTGKLQWLQRDFGCASLIRVRDRLIAVNEDGDLIVLAADPMKYRELIRVPVLASPVRAGTAFSNGQLYARDKNRLIRVNLQAK; encoded by the coding sequence ATGCGCACGAACATCCTGATTGGTCTGTTGATAACGATTGGTTTAGTGACCTCGGTGGTCGCCGCGGATTGGCCGCAACATCTTGGCCCCCAACGCAATGGGGTGTCGAATGAACCCGCAATTGCTTCCGACTTCCCAAATGGGAAGCCGCCGGTGGTTTGGACCCGTCCGGTGGGTTCCGGGTGGGCCGCGCCGGTCGTGGCGAATGACCGTGTGCTCATCTTCCATCGGTTGGGAAATCAAGAAATTCTGGAATCGCTCGAAGTTCAAACTGGGAAAGTAGTTTGGGAACAGCGGTATCGCACAAAATACGTCGATCAATTCGGATTCGATGAAGGTCCGCGCTCAACTCCGGCGGTCGTCAATGGCCGAATTATCACCTTTGGCGCCAATGGGGACTTGGTCGTTCGTCAGGAAAAAACTGGCGAAGAAATTTGGAAGCGTTCGATTCTCGAAGAATATCGCGGCGAGTCCGGGTATTTTGGCTATGCCTGTTCGCCATTGGTCGTTGGGGATCGCTTGGTGCTCAATATCGGTGGGCGGAACGCGGGCATTGTTGCCTGGGATGTTCGCACGGGGAAAGAACTCTGGCGGGCGACGGATCACGAAGCGAGTTACTCGTCGCCGATTGTGACACGATTCCACGATCAGGACACGCTCGTCTTCGTGACCCGCGAAGCAGTCGTTGGATTGGACCCAGAATCGGGAAAAATTCGATTCGAGCGACCATTCCGCGCGCGATTGCGGGAGTCCGCCAACGCGGCCACTCCTTTAGCGATCGGCAATGAGCTGTTCGTTTCGGCCAGTTATCGGGTTGGTGCCTTGCTGATGAAAATTGCCCCCGATTTTCAATTGCAGGAAGTTTGGAGCGGCGACGAAGTTCTGTCGAATCACTACAACACATCCGTTGAACAAGACGGCTATCTGTTTGGGATACACGATCGGCAGGAAAGTCGAGCCAAACTGAGCTGTGTGAATTGGAAAACCGGCAAGTTGCAATGGCTGCAGCGAGATTTTGGCTGTGCGAGTCTGATTCGGGTACGGGATCGCTTGATCGCGGTCAACGAAGATGGTGATTTGATCGTGCTGGCTGCCGATCCGATGAAATATCGGGAGCTGATTCGGGTTCCGGTCTTGGCATCGCCGGTTCGAGCCGGAACCGCGTTTTCCAACGGTCAACTGTATGCACGAGATAAAAATCGGCTGATTCGGGTGAACCTGCAAGCGAAGTAA
- a CDS encoding GNAT family N-acetyltransferase: MITYRPFRNYDPPAIVEVWNDAFAGRGASLLRTPAVVERWIASRPFFDPSAFVLAFDGDRPVGFVLSGPGSNADASAEDRQIGVTCLLAVIVDYRRKGIGSELLLRSQNYLRRNGATTLLAGAMKPHNPYTFGIYGGSDSPGFLTSDQDAAPFLEYHGYQGAGTTLVFQRRIEGPLNIADARFGVLRRKYDLQIVPKSVLGSWWQEVQFGTMEPVEFRLDDKLTGQPMAAITVWEMEGYSWRWNTPAAGILDLYVDPEARRAGLGKFLVSQLLKYLQEQFFGIVEVQITERNQPAIALFRSVGFEPVDAGRTYKVDPRYLDPLDDDDE; encoded by the coding sequence GTGATTACCTATCGCCCATTCCGAAACTACGATCCACCCGCAATCGTCGAAGTCTGGAACGACGCGTTTGCAGGTCGTGGGGCGTCGCTGTTGCGAACTCCGGCCGTCGTGGAGCGATGGATTGCCTCGCGTCCATTCTTCGACCCATCCGCATTTGTCCTCGCATTTGATGGCGACCGACCAGTCGGATTCGTCCTCTCCGGTCCCGGCAGCAATGCGGATGCATCGGCGGAGGATCGCCAAATCGGTGTCACCTGTCTGTTGGCTGTGATCGTTGATTATCGCCGCAAGGGCATCGGCTCCGAATTGTTGCTGCGAAGTCAAAATTATCTCCGTCGAAACGGCGCAACCACCCTGCTCGCGGGTGCGATGAAGCCGCATAATCCCTACACCTTCGGCATTTACGGCGGCAGCGATTCGCCTGGATTCTTGACTAGCGATCAAGACGCGGCACCGTTCCTGGAATATCACGGCTACCAAGGTGCCGGCACGACATTGGTGTTCCAGCGGCGTATCGAAGGGCCGCTCAATATCGCCGATGCCCGGTTCGGGGTGCTGCGCCGCAAATACGATCTCCAGATTGTCCCCAAGTCGGTGCTCGGTTCCTGGTGGCAAGAAGTCCAATTCGGCACCATGGAACCCGTCGAGTTTCGACTGGATGACAAACTCACCGGCCAACCGATGGCCGCGATTACCGTCTGGGAGATGGAAGGGTATAGCTGGCGTTGGAATACACCAGCGGCGGGAATTCTCGATCTCTATGTCGATCCCGAAGCGCGACGGGCTGGGCTGGGGAAATTTTTAGTCTCGCAGTTGTTAAAATATCTGCAAGAACAATTCTTCGGCATCGTCGAAGTTCAAATCACCGAACGCAACCAACCGGCGATTGCCCTCTTTCGATCCGTGGGATTCGAGCCAGTTGATGCCGGGCGGACCTACAAAGTCGATCCCCGTTACCTCGACCCACTCGATGACGACGATGAGTAA
- a CDS encoding NAD(P)H-hydrate dehydratase, producing MSLSNLRFTIEMLPPIPARPRNAHKGDFGRVLIVAGSRGMSGAAILSGIACIRSGAGLVTIATPRETQPIVATGFPCYMTLPLPQDEFGCMAATAWAVLQPHLQNCDILAIGPGLGRTASVQSILERIVREFAGRVIWDADALFGLAKISPEPLQQHSGEWILSPHSGEAGRLLQCDAATIEADRVAAIEQLVERYRATIILKGHRTLVADSTRLYENLTGNPGMATGGCGDVLTGILAGLWPVLGDPWSTASHAVAVHGRAGDLAAESLGEISLSASDLLDTLPTAFRERCAIRNDQP from the coding sequence ATGTCGCTGTCGAATCTGCGTTTCACCATCGAAATGCTTCCCCCGATTCCGGCGCGGCCACGCAACGCTCACAAGGGTGATTTTGGCCGCGTGCTGATTGTGGCAGGTAGTCGTGGGATGAGCGGCGCAGCCATTCTCTCGGGAATTGCCTGCATTCGCAGCGGCGCAGGACTGGTCACCATCGCCACTCCCCGCGAAACCCAACCGATTGTGGCCACAGGGTTTCCGTGCTATATGACGCTCCCATTGCCCCAAGACGAATTTGGGTGCATGGCCGCAACCGCATGGGCAGTCCTTCAACCGCATCTCCAGAATTGCGATATTCTGGCGATTGGCCCAGGATTAGGGCGGACCGCATCCGTTCAGTCGATTCTCGAACGGATCGTTCGGGAATTTGCGGGGCGAGTCATCTGGGATGCCGATGCACTGTTCGGACTCGCCAAAATCTCACCCGAACCACTCCAACAGCATTCCGGCGAATGGATTTTATCCCCCCATTCGGGAGAAGCCGGACGCCTGCTGCAATGCGATGCCGCCACCATTGAGGCCGATCGCGTCGCCGCCATTGAGCAACTGGTCGAACGCTACCGCGCAACGATCATCCTGAAGGGACATCGGACTTTGGTTGCTGACTCCACACGTTTGTATGAAAACTTGACTGGCAATCCTGGGATGGCGACGGGCGGCTGCGGTGATGTCCTCACCGGAATCCTTGCCGGATTGTGGCCCGTCCTCGGCGATCCTTGGTCGACCGCCAGTCACGCCGTCGCGGTCCATGGCCGGGCGGGCGATCTGGCCGCGGAATCGCTCGGCGAGATCAGCTTGTCGGCGAGCGATCTTTTAGACACACTGCCAACTGCGTTTCGGGAACGCTGCGCGATCCGAAATGACCAACCGTGA
- a CDS encoding zinc ribbon domain-containing protein, with amino-acid sequence MQIFCPQCVSPLTIEPSQAGKEVTCSYCQHRFISPMTMTIAPTSPPPAPPTIAPPVDQLPPNPPTPPVSVGSPVAPALAPTAPTPLPESTAKAAPTTGTPAGLLPNGYVRIRTLRFPAAWVEWFPLACLVVVFALTFAKWYGSYPAGYSAYSQSAWQMVLGRFSFDPDSEKELKLNAEIKEVIRMSGFMIPYLLLLLASIAVAIALIVIPRITQTIPAPIAAIWPYRTILFTVTCGLSLLFLIIQLLNGLGLENAYGTLISKQRDAILADYIKNDNKGVEILSANDEQRIDIRLNQKLVTTTIGHTRWLNFAVGFHMFALFGVGLQLFQRRRQNRPLPAVGILT; translated from the coding sequence ATGCAAATTTTCTGTCCGCAGTGCGTATCTCCCCTGACGATCGAACCAAGTCAAGCGGGGAAAGAAGTCACCTGTTCGTACTGTCAACATCGGTTCATCTCGCCGATGACGATGACGATTGCGCCGACGAGTCCTCCTCCGGCTCCGCCAACGATCGCGCCGCCGGTCGATCAACTCCCCCCGAATCCCCCAACTCCCCCCGTCTCGGTCGGATCACCAGTCGCGCCGGCACTCGCACCAACAGCCCCCACGCCATTGCCGGAATCGACTGCGAAAGCCGCTCCGACAACCGGCACCCCCGCCGGCTTGTTGCCGAATGGTTACGTCCGAATCCGCACCCTCCGCTTCCCGGCGGCGTGGGTCGAATGGTTCCCACTGGCCTGTTTGGTCGTGGTCTTCGCCTTAACCTTCGCAAAATGGTACGGCTCGTATCCCGCCGGATACAGCGCGTACAGCCAAAGCGCCTGGCAAATGGTGTTAGGCCGATTTAGTTTTGATCCGGATAGCGAAAAAGAATTAAAGCTCAATGCCGAAATTAAAGAAGTGATTCGCATGAGCGGATTCATGATTCCATACCTGCTCTTGTTGCTCGCTTCGATCGCGGTGGCTATCGCGTTAATTGTCATCCCGCGAATCACCCAGACCATCCCTGCACCGATTGCCGCCATCTGGCCCTATCGCACGATCCTATTCACAGTCACCTGTGGATTAAGTCTCCTGTTTCTCATCATTCAACTGTTAAACGGGTTGGGATTGGAGAATGCCTACGGCACACTCATCTCCAAACAACGCGATGCCATTCTCGCGGATTACATCAAGAATGATAATAAAGGTGTTGAGATTCTCAGCGCCAATGATGAACAGCGAATTGATATTCGGCTGAATCAAAAGTTAGTCACCACCACGATTGGCCATACCCGATGGCTTAATTTCGCGGTTGGCTTCCACATGTTTGCGTTATTCGGCGTAGGACTCCAACTGTTCCAACGACGTCGCCAGAACCGCCCGTTGCCCGCTGTGGGCATCCTGACTTGA
- the pckA gene encoding phosphoenolpyruvate carboxykinase (ATP) gives MKPTTPPWSDNGIRDSAHKAPLGRPLSQASELFVNLSIPQLIEQAIRRGEAGLTDQGALIAYTGERTGRSPQDRFIVRDALTAATVHWGKVNQPIDAQAFQRLHDRILAYFQNRPLFVLDAAAGAEPEHRLRLRLVAEKAWQTLFARHLFLRVPESELATFQPEWTILAAPGLQSDPAFDGTRSDVILAMDFTKKMILIAGTHYAGEIKKSIFSVLNYLLPARGVFPMHCSANIGVNGDTALYFGLSGTGKTTLSADPERRLIGDDEHAWSDRGVFNLEGGCYAKTIRLSQAGEPQIWAAIRFGSVLENVELDPKFRTPDYASERYTENTRVAYPIDYIPNCELSGQGSHPKHVFFLTCDAFGVLPPLSRLTPAQAMYHFLSGYTAKVAGTETGVTEPSATFSTCFAAPFLPRHPVEYATLLAKRLEHHHAHVWLVNTGWTGGPYGVGQRMSLQHTRALLHAVLDDKLQDVTFHTDPNFGVSVPSSCPDVPDNVLNPRSTWANPLDYDKQAARLAALFRQNFLQYANQAPPEVLAAAPSGG, from the coding sequence ATGAAACCGACAACGCCTCCTTGGTCGGACAACGGAATTCGAGATTCGGCCCACAAAGCCCCGTTGGGCCGACCCCTTTCACAAGCAAGCGAATTGTTTGTGAATCTCAGCATTCCCCAACTCATCGAACAAGCCATTCGGCGGGGCGAGGCGGGGTTAACCGATCAAGGGGCATTGATCGCATACACCGGCGAACGAACCGGACGATCGCCGCAAGATCGCTTCATTGTTCGAGATGCGCTCACGGCGGCGACGGTGCATTGGGGCAAAGTCAACCAGCCGATCGACGCCCAAGCCTTCCAACGACTCCATGATCGGATTTTGGCATATTTCCAAAATCGACCATTATTTGTGTTAGATGCCGCTGCCGGGGCCGAACCGGAACACCGCCTCCGCCTGCGATTGGTCGCCGAAAAAGCGTGGCAAACGCTATTCGCACGCCATTTGTTCTTGCGGGTGCCGGAATCGGAATTGGCGACGTTCCAACCGGAATGGACGATTTTGGCCGCGCCGGGGTTGCAATCCGACCCCGCATTCGATGGAACGCGATCGGATGTAATTTTGGCCATGGATTTCACGAAGAAAATGATTTTGATTGCCGGCACGCATTATGCCGGGGAAATTAAAAAATCAATCTTTTCGGTATTAAATTATTTGCTCCCCGCGCGTGGGGTGTTTCCCATGCATTGTTCCGCCAACATCGGCGTGAACGGTGACACCGCGCTCTACTTCGGCCTTTCTGGTACCGGAAAAACGACGCTTTCCGCTGATCCCGAACGGCGATTGATCGGCGACGATGAGCACGCCTGGTCGGATCGCGGCGTCTTCAATCTCGAAGGCGGTTGCTACGCAAAGACGATTCGACTCTCCCAGGCTGGCGAGCCGCAGATTTGGGCCGCGATTCGTTTTGGAAGTGTGTTAGAAAATGTGGAATTGGATCCGAAATTCCGGACGCCAGATTATGCCAGCGAGCGATACACCGAAAACACTCGCGTTGCCTATCCAATCGATTACATTCCGAATTGTGAACTGAGCGGGCAGGGGAGTCACCCCAAGCATGTATTCTTTCTAACCTGTGATGCGTTCGGTGTGTTGCCGCCGTTATCCCGACTCACACCCGCTCAGGCGATGTATCACTTTTTATCGGGATACACAGCCAAAGTTGCGGGCACCGAAACCGGAGTGACCGAGCCAAGCGCGACGTTCAGCACCTGTTTCGCCGCCCCGTTTTTGCCCCGGCATCCGGTCGAATATGCGACATTGTTGGCCAAACGGTTGGAGCATCATCACGCGCATGTCTGGCTGGTCAATACCGGTTGGACGGGTGGACCGTATGGGGTTGGCCAACGAATGAGCCTTCAACATACTCGGGCATTATTACATGCGGTGTTGGATGATAAATTGCAGGATGTGACCTTCCATACCGATCCGAATTTCGGCGTATCGGTGCCGTCGAGTTGTCCCGATGTGCCCGATAATGTCCTGAATCCGCGATCGACTTGGGCCAATCCGTTGGATTATGACAAACAAGCGGCACGGCTCGCGGCGTTATTCCGGCAGAATTTCTTGCAATATGCCAACCAAGCCCCGCCGGAAGTGCTCGCGGCCGCTCCTTCCGGTGGCTGA
- the glgX gene encoding glycogen debranching protein GlgX, whose protein sequence is MTAIQTYRGRPAPLGATQAFSGVNFALLCRHGTKIHLVIQPLEQDHPILEIPLDGRTNRTGDHWHIRVSGLPRSFRYGWRVDGPKGPTHRFDPSVVLLDPASTMLSNGSTWAATCETDPHRSSRRSVYHRNGPYDWQEDAPPLIAYEDSIIYELHVRGFTCHPTAGVQHPGTFRGLIEKIPYLKWLGVTAIELLPIHEFDECDCPFVNPDTGEPLRNFWGYNSISFAAPKGAYASNAAEHGQFNEFRDFIRACHSAGIEIILDVVFNHTGEGDDRGRTYSFRGLDNELYYLLSSDGHYLNYSGCGNTLNCNHPVVRDLILTCLRYWVGDMHVDGLRFDLASILGRDSRGNLMIEPPIIEMITEDGILAGTKLIAEPWDAAGAYQVGGFPYGRRWSEWNGHYRDDVRRFWRGDLGFTGAVATRLCGSADLYEWNGRKPRHSINFITCHDGFTLADLVSYNHKHNWANGEGNRDGMNENYSWNCGVEGETDDPHIHGLRRRQAKNLFATLMLSQGVPMMLAGDEFLRTQQGNNNAWCQDNDISWVDWSLANSNADFLRFSREMIHLRKRHPVLRRRRFFQGEVARTRIDGQTERLVDVVWHGQQPRKPDFSANSRAIAFALDGRLPGQEDGLGGVIDCDLYVAMNASSESLPFLIPRSPSGRIWRRVVDTALASPLDILPETEAPRIVDNSTYIVAPNSLIVLISES, encoded by the coding sequence ATGACTGCCATTCAAACCTACCGTGGTCGACCGGCTCCTTTGGGGGCAACTCAAGCATTCAGCGGTGTCAATTTTGCGTTGCTGTGTCGTCACGGCACCAAAATCCATCTGGTGATTCAACCTCTGGAGCAAGACCATCCCATCTTGGAAATTCCCCTCGATGGTCGAACCAATCGCACGGGGGATCACTGGCATATTCGCGTCAGCGGGTTGCCGCGGTCGTTCCGATATGGCTGGCGAGTCGATGGACCCAAAGGCCCGACCCATCGGTTTGATCCATCGGTGGTGTTGCTCGACCCGGCATCGACGATGCTCTCCAATGGCAGTACCTGGGCCGCCACCTGCGAGACCGATCCGCATCGGAGCTCCCGTCGCAGCGTCTATCATCGGAATGGACCCTACGATTGGCAAGAAGATGCGCCGCCGCTGATTGCCTACGAAGATTCCATCATTTACGAATTACACGTTCGCGGCTTTACCTGCCATCCGACCGCTGGGGTCCAACATCCTGGGACATTCCGGGGGCTAATCGAAAAGATACCCTATTTGAAGTGGTTGGGTGTCACCGCCATCGAATTATTGCCGATTCATGAATTCGATGAATGCGATTGCCCGTTTGTGAATCCCGACACCGGTGAGCCGCTGCGCAACTTCTGGGGCTATAACAGCATTAGTTTTGCCGCGCCCAAAGGTGCGTATGCATCGAACGCCGCCGAGCATGGTCAATTCAATGAATTTCGGGATTTTATCCGCGCCTGTCACTCCGCCGGAATTGAAATTATTTTAGATGTGGTCTTCAACCATACCGGAGAAGGGGACGATCGCGGACGAACCTACTCCTTCCGCGGGCTTGATAACGAACTCTATTATTTGCTCTCCTCCGATGGACATTATCTCAATTACTCCGGTTGTGGCAACACGCTCAATTGCAATCATCCGGTGGTCCGCGATTTAATCCTGACCTGCTTGCGGTATTGGGTGGGGGATATGCACGTTGATGGGCTGCGATTCGATCTGGCATCGATTCTCGGTCGAGATTCGCGTGGCAATCTGATGATCGAGCCGCCGATCATCGAAATGATCACCGAGGACGGCATTTTGGCGGGAACGAAACTCATTGCCGAGCCTTGGGATGCGGCCGGTGCCTATCAAGTCGGTGGTTTTCCCTACGGTCGGCGCTGGTCGGAATGGAACGGCCACTATCGGGATGATGTCCGACGCTTCTGGCGGGGCGACTTGGGCTTTACCGGCGCGGTGGCGACTCGACTGTGCGGCAGTGCCGATCTGTATGAATGGAACGGACGAAAGCCGCGTCATTCGATTAATTTTATTACCTGTCATGACGGATTCACATTGGCCGATCTTGTGAGTTATAATCACAAACATAATTGGGCCAACGGTGAAGGGAATCGTGATGGAATGAACGAAAATTACAGTTGGAATTGTGGAGTTGAAGGGGAGACGGACGATCCTCACATTCACGGATTGCGACGACGCCAAGCCAAGAATCTCTTTGCGACATTAATGCTCTCCCAAGGCGTGCCGATGATGCTCGCCGGGGATGAATTCCTGCGAACCCAACAGGGCAATAATAACGCCTGGTGTCAGGATAACGATATTAGTTGGGTCGATTGGTCACTGGCCAACAGCAATGCCGATTTCCTTCGTTTTTCGCGAGAAATGATTCATTTGCGGAAACGGCATCCCGTGCTGCGTCGCCGCCGATTTTTCCAAGGCGAAGTGGCGAGAACGCGGATCGACGGGCAAACCGAACGGCTGGTTGATGTCGTTTGGCACGGCCAACAGCCACGAAAACCAGATTTTTCGGCCAATTCACGAGCCATCGCCTTTGCGTTGGATGGTCGACTTCCCGGTCAGGAAGATGGGCTGGGCGGCGTGATCGATTGCGATCTTTACGTTGCGATGAACGCATCGTCAGAATCGTTGCCGTTTCTCATTCCGCGCTCGCCTTCTGGTCGCATTTGGCGACGTGTGGTTGATACTGCGTTAGCCTCGCCGTTGGATATTTTACCTGAAACAGAAGCCCCCCGAATTGTAGACAATTCAACCTACATTGTGGCACCGAATTCATTAATCGTCCTGATTAGTGAGTCGTGA
- the rho gene encoding transcription termination factor Rho, translated as MPVAKSGEESNKSIPRRRVIRKPSEGIASASPTSQPTLPSASNTILRLDDLYRLAMPKLFQLAEREGIAEHTGMNRAQLIVAIVRKQIERGEIVRGSGTLEVLPDGYGFLRSQAHNYLVSPEDIYVSPSQIRRMGLKTGLVVEGPIRLPIEGQDNFALMQVELVNGGSPEESANVTNFDDLTPLHPCQRVVLEAYPEDLATRVMDLVTPIGKGQRGLIVSPPRAGKTVMLQKIALSILKNHPEAHLIVLLIDERPEEVTDMQRMVQGPNCEVVASTFDEPPSEHIHVSDIALEKAKRLVERKRDVIVLLDSITRLARAYNTEVPSGGKLLSGGLDSNAMQRPKRFFGAARNVEEGGSLTILATALIDTGSRMDEVIFEEFKGTGNMEIHLDRRLVDKRVWPAIDVNRSGTRKDELLMHPEEFERVRALRRVLSDMHPVEAMEMLTTRLRKFKTNAEFLMNLGR; from the coding sequence ATGCCAGTCGCCAAGAGCGGCGAAGAGTCCAACAAGTCGATCCCACGCCGGCGAGTCATTCGCAAGCCTTCAGAAGGGATCGCCTCTGCCTCTCCAACATCTCAACCGACTCTTCCTTCGGCAAGCAACACCATCCTGCGGCTCGATGATTTGTACCGCTTGGCCATGCCTAAGCTGTTTCAACTCGCCGAACGGGAAGGAATTGCCGAACATACCGGCATGAATCGCGCCCAATTGATCGTTGCGATTGTCCGCAAGCAGATCGAACGGGGCGAGATTGTGCGGGGATCGGGAACGCTCGAAGTGCTGCCCGATGGATATGGATTTCTCCGAAGCCAAGCCCACAACTACTTGGTTTCGCCCGAAGATATTTACGTTTCGCCCAGCCAAATTCGACGCATGGGCCTCAAAACTGGGCTCGTCGTTGAAGGCCCGATTCGCCTCCCCATCGAAGGCCAAGACAACTTCGCCCTGATGCAGGTGGAATTGGTCAACGGCGGCTCTCCGGAAGAATCGGCAAACGTCACCAACTTTGACGATCTGACCCCGCTTCACCCGTGCCAACGCGTGGTGCTGGAAGCGTACCCAGAAGATTTGGCCACGCGGGTGATGGACTTGGTCACGCCGATTGGCAAAGGCCAGCGCGGTCTGATCGTCTCGCCGCCTCGCGCGGGCAAGACGGTGATGCTGCAGAAAATCGCACTCTCGATTCTGAAGAATCACCCCGAAGCGCATCTGATTGTGCTGCTGATCGATGAGCGGCCCGAAGAAGTGACGGACATGCAACGCATGGTCCAAGGCCCCAACTGCGAAGTCGTAGCCAGCACCTTCGATGAACCGCCTTCTGAGCATATTCACGTAAGCGATATTGCCCTCGAAAAAGCCAAGCGGCTTGTCGAACGCAAGCGTGATGTGATCGTGCTGTTGGATTCGATCACCCGGTTGGCCCGTGCGTATAACACGGAAGTTCCTTCGGGCGGGAAGTTACTTTCCGGTGGTTTGGATTCCAACGCGATGCAACGCCCCAAGCGATTTTTCGGGGCGGCCCGAAATGTCGAAGAAGGTGGTTCGCTCACGATTCTAGCCACCGCGCTGATCGATACCGGCTCGCGCATGGATGAGGTCATCTTTGAAGAATTCAAAGGGACCGGCAACATGGAAATCCATCTCGATCGCCGACTCGTGGACAAGCGCGTTTGGCCGGCCATCGATGTCAATCGATCGGGCACCCGCAAAGATGAATTGCTGATGCACCCGGAAGAATTCGAGCGCGTTCGAGCCTTGCGTCGGGTGCTTTCGGATATGCACCCGGTCGAAGCGATGGAAATGCTCACCACTCGCTTGCGAAAGTTCAAAACCAATGCGGAATTTCTGATGAATTTAGGTCGCTAA
- a CDS encoding carboxypeptidase M32 produces MTMRPASYDGLIAQLREASLLGSCAGVLGWDERTNLPPKGSELRGNQMALLARLTHEMVTSPKIGEALADLESWVAQLPPDAEEAANLREIRRSYERAVKLPNAFVEEMARVTTRSQGMWQQARQEKNFQTFQPWLEQILKLKREEAAIVGYSDHPYDALLDEYEPGASTAQITQVFRELSAELVPLIAAIQQSGITLSTDVLEGDYPTDLQQQFGMAAAKQIGFDFDAGRLDVTTHPFCSGIGPGDCRITTRYNPRFFNEAFFGILHEAGHGIYEQNLDATHFGTPLGQATSLGIHESQSRLWENQVGRSRPFWDHFFPKLRQMFPSTVAGVSPDAFYAAINRVQPSFIRVEADEATYNLHIILRFELEQAMLTGDLQASDLPGAWNERFRTMFGLTPPDDKLGCLQDIHWSMGGIGYFPTYTLGNLYAAQFMEAAREQLGDLDGDFRAGEFGRLKQWLTDSIHRHGQRYRAETLCQRISGRPLSHRPLIAYLQAKFTPLYGLR; encoded by the coding sequence ATGACGATGCGTCCAGCGAGTTATGATGGACTGATCGCCCAACTGCGCGAAGCCAGTTTGCTTGGCTCATGTGCCGGTGTGCTGGGCTGGGATGAACGCACGAATCTGCCCCCCAAGGGTTCCGAGCTTCGCGGCAATCAAATGGCGTTGCTGGCCCGATTAACCCATGAAATGGTCACTTCGCCCAAAATTGGCGAGGCATTGGCCGACCTGGAATCGTGGGTTGCGCAGTTGCCGCCCGATGCCGAAGAAGCCGCCAATCTGCGAGAAATCCGCCGCAGTTATGAACGAGCGGTGAAACTCCCGAACGCATTCGTGGAAGAGATGGCACGGGTGACTACCCGTTCCCAGGGAATGTGGCAGCAAGCGCGGCAGGAAAAGAATTTCCAAACGTTTCAGCCGTGGTTGGAGCAAATCCTCAAGCTGAAGCGCGAAGAAGCTGCCATCGTGGGATACAGCGATCACCCCTACGATGCCCTGCTGGACGAATACGAGCCGGGCGCATCGACCGCACAAATCACGCAAGTATTTCGAGAATTATCCGCCGAGTTGGTGCCATTGATTGCTGCGATTCAGCAGTCGGGAATCACCCTTTCCACGGATGTTCTGGAAGGCGATTATCCCACCGATCTGCAGCAGCAATTCGGGATGGCAGCGGCCAAGCAGATTGGCTTCGATTTCGATGCCGGGCGACTCGATGTGACGACGCACCCATTCTGCTCCGGCATCGGGCCGGGCGATTGTCGCATCACCACACGATACAATCCGCGATTTTTCAACGAGGCATTTTTCGGAATCCTGCACGAAGCGGGTCACGGCATCTATGAACAAAATTTAGACGCCACCCATTTCGGCACGCCGCTCGGTCAAGCGACTTCGCTTGGGATTCACGAATCGCAATCGCGGCTGTGGGAAAACCAAGTGGGACGCTCCCGACCATTTTGGGATCATTTCTTCCCCAAATTGCGCCAAATGTTCCCATCCACCGTCGCCGGTGTGTCGCCGGATGCGTTTTATGCGGCGATCAACCGCGTGCAACCGTCGTTCATTCGCGTCGAAGCAGACGAGGCGACGTACAATCTGCACATCATCTTGCGGTTCGAGCTGGAACAAGCCATGCTCACTGGCGATCTCCAGGCCAGCGATTTGCCCGGTGCCTGGAATGAGCGATTCCGGACCATGTTCGGCCTGACTCCGCCCGATGACAAGCTCGGTTGTCTGCAAGATATCCATTGGAGCATGGGCGGCATCGGCTATTTCCCCACTTACACGCTGGGGAATTTGTACGCAGCCCAGTTCATGGAGGCCGCTCGGGAACAACTCGGCGATCTGGATGGCGATTTTCGCGCTGGCGAATTCGGTCGCTTGAAACAATGGCTGACCGACTCGATTCACCGCCACGGTCAGCGCTATCGTGCCGAAACGCTCTGCCAGCGCATTTCGGGTCGCCCGCTCAGTCACCGACCGCTGATTGCCTACTTGCAGGCAAAGTTTACGCCGTTGTACGGGCTCCGCTAA